A window from Primulina eburnea isolate SZY01 chromosome 2, ASM2296580v1, whole genome shotgun sequence encodes these proteins:
- the LOC140823120 gene encoding serine/threonine-protein kinase OXI1-like: MHDVHHRRSRRYCSDQEGQDNISLDLNNLKVISVLGRGAKGVVFLVQTEMFELLAVKVILRSSLIEKKKNSHGEEYRRICFEREVLSNFHHPLLPKLHGVLKTDKVVGYAIDYCSGRDLNVLRKNQTEKMFSTDIIRFYAAELVLALEYLHGLGIVYRDLKPENVLIQENGHLMLVDFDLSTKLTAAKSPETRQTPQRKPQITPKKKKKFALFFNRRDYGISPEYSPQPAADPLSDVSNSESDSVEKSNSFVGTEEYVAPEILLGDGHDFAVDLWCLGVMLYEMLYGATPFRGPARKDTFYRIVNKAPDLTGEATPLRDLIRKLLEKDPNKRITIREIKGHDFFKAVDWDLILEMPRPPFIPNLTDVGDMDGNKEIDVESYVQGVFKVDEEEKINKYFEEGQNKDLWANHPQLIDNDNFFIF; this comes from the exons ATGCATGACGTTCATCACCGCCGCAGCCGTCGGTACTGCAGCGATCAAGAAGGCCAAGATAACATTTCTCTAGACTTGAACAATCTGAAGGTGATTTCAGTTCTTGGCCGTGGTGCCAAAGGCGTGGTGTTTCTTGTCCAGACAGAAATGTTCGAATTGCTTGCGGTGAAAGTGATTTTGAGATCTTCATTAATCGAAAAGAAGAAGAATAGCCATGGCGAGGAATACAGGAGAATTTGCTTCGAAAGGGAGGTTTTGAGCAACTTTCATCATCCCCTACTGCCCAAGCTTCACGGTGTTTTGAAAACCGATAAAGTCGTCGGATATGCTATTGATTACTGCTCCGGCCGTGATCTCAATGTTTTGAGGAAGAATCAGACTGAGAAAATGTTCTCCACGGATATCATCAG ATTTTATGCTGCGGAATTGGTGTTGGCATTGGAATATCTACACGGGCTAGGCATTGTGTACAGAGATTTGAAGCCGGAAAATGTCCTGATTCAAGAAAATGGGCATTTGATGCTCGTCGATTTCGATCTCTCCACGAAACTGACAGCCGCAAAGTCTCCAGAAACCCGTCAAACCCCTCAAAGAAAACCGCAAATCACCccgaaaaagaagaagaaattcgCCCTTTTCTTCAACCGCCGCGACTACGGGATTTCGCCGGAATATTCTCCCCAACCCGCAGCAGATCCCCTCTCGGATGTTTCAAACTCCGAGTCCGACTCGGTGGAGAAATCCAACTCGTTCGTCGGCACGGAGGAGTACGTGGCGCCGGAGATCCTACTCGGCGACGGCCACGACTTCGCCGTCGATCTGTGGTGCTTAGGGGTGATGCTGTACGAGATGCTCTACGGTGCGACGCCGTTTCGAGGCCCGGCCCGAAAGGACACCTTCTATCGGATCGTGAACAAGGCACCGGACTTAACGGGGGAAGCAACGCCGTTAAGGGACTTGATTCGAAAATTACTCGAAAAAGACCCGAACAAGAGAATCACCATCCGCGAAATCAAAGGCCACGATTTTTTCAAGGCTGTTGATTGGGATCTTATCCTGGAGATGCCTCGGCCGCCGTTTATCCCCAACTTAACGGACGTTGGGGACATGGATGGCAATAAGGAAATTGACGTGGAGTCTTATGTCCAAGGGGTGTTTAAAGTTGATGAAGaggagaaaataaataaatatttcgaGGAAGGTCAGAATAAAGATTTGTGGGCAAATCATCCACAACTTATTGATAatgacaatttttttattttttga
- the LOC140823121 gene encoding large ribosomal subunit protein eL32z-like, producing the protein MAVPLLSKKIVKKRVKKFKRHQSDCYVSVKTNWRRPKGIDSRVRRKFKGCTLMPNIGYGSDKKTRHYLPNGFKKFVVHNVKELEVLMMHNRTYCAEIAHNISTKKRKDIVERAAQLDIVVTNKLARLRSQEDE; encoded by the exons ATGGCTGTTCCTTTACTTAGCAAGAAGATTGTTAAGAAACGAGTCAAAAAGTTCAAGCGGCACCAGAGTGATTGCTATGTTTCTGTGAAG ACAAACTGGCGTAGGCCCAAGGGTATTGATTCCCGAGTCCGAAGGAAGTTCAAGGGATGTACCCTTATGCCAAACATTGGATATGGGTCAGACAAGAAGACACGGCACTATCTTCCCAACGGGTTTAAGAAGTTTGTTGTGCACAATGTCAAAGAACTTGAAGTTTTGATGATGCACAACAG GACATATTGCGCGGAGATAGCACACAATATTTCAACCAAGAAAAGAAAGGACATTGTGGAACGGGCAGCTCAGCTGGATATTGTTGTGACCAACAAATTAGCTCGGCTGCGCAGCCAGGAGGATGAGTGA
- the LOC140823122 gene encoding ras-related protein RABA5b-like has translation MGEEGGEEYLFKIVVIGDSAVGKSNLLSRFARDEFDHHSKATIGVEFQTQVVEVDGKEVKAQVWDTAGQERFRAVTSAYYRGAVGALIVYDISRKATFESIKRWLDELNTHCDTAVARMLVGNKCDLENIREVSVDEGKSFAEEEGLFFIETSALDSTNVRKSFEIVIREIYDKVSRKILKSDSYKAELSVNRVSLADGVDLSKQNKSVFSCCSS, from the exons ATGGGGGAGGAAGGAGGGGAGGAATACTTATTCAAGATTGTGGTAATCGGTGACTCTGCAGTGGGCAAATCGAATCTACTGTCACGATTTGCTCGAGACGAGTTCGACCACCATTCAAAAGCGACAATAGGGGTGGAGTTTCAGACCCAAGTGGTGGAGGTTGACGGCAAGGAGGTGAAGGCTCAGGTGTGGGACACCGCGGGCCAGGAGCGCTTCCGGGCTGTTACGTCTGCCTATTATCGTGGTGCTGTGGGGGCGCTGATTGTGTATGATATCAGTAGGAAGGCCACTTTCGAGAGTATCAAGCGGTGGCTCGATGAACTCAACA CCCATTGTGACACTGCGGTTGCGAGGATGCTAGTAGGAAACAAGTGCGATTTGGAGAACATTCGAGAGGTGAGTGTGGACGAGGGCAAAAGCTTTGCTGAAGAAGAAGGACTATTCTTCATCGAGACATCTGCGTTGGATTCTACAAATGTTAGAAAGTCTTTCGAAATTGTTATTCGGGAGATCTATGACAAAGTTAGCCGGAAAATCCTCAAGTCTGACTCCTACAAGGCCGAATTGTCTGTGAATCGAGTTAGTCTGGCTGACGGGGTCGATCTGTCTAAGCAAAACAAGAGTGTTTTCTCTTGTTGTTCGAGTTGA